Part of the Coriobacteriaceae bacterium genome is shown below.
GTCAATCTTTGGCACCACGTCCGAGACGCACCTTTCGTTCTTTGATATTTCCATGCTGGGCGGACTTCCCAACATGCATTACTTGGCGCCGGCCTGCATGGAGGAATATCTGTCCATGCTGACCTGGTCGCTCGACCACCGCGAGCATCCTGTGGCGATCCGCGTACCGGGCATCGGCCTGGTGAGCCGTCCCGACCTTGCGCCCGCCGAAGACACCGACTACAGCGCCGTTCGCTACAACGTGGTGCGCCAGGGTCGCGACGTTGCCGTGCTCGCACTTGGCGATTTCTTTGAGCCGGGCGAGCGCGTGGCAAACCGCTTGGCTGCCGAGTACGGTATCGAGGCCACGCTCGTCAACCCTCGCTTTGCAACCGAGCTTGACCGCGAGTTCCTCGATAGCCTTGCTGCCGAGCATCGCGTTGTCGTCACCCTCGAGGACGGCATCTTGGACGGCGGCTGGGGCGAGCGCGTGGCATGTTATCTGGCATGCACGCAGTTGCGCACGCGCACCTTCGGCATCGCCAAGGGCTTCCCCGACCGCTACGACCCCAACGAACTGCTCGCGCAGAACGGCATGACGGTCGAGAACATAGCCGCCGAAGCCGTAAGGCTACTCAACGAGTAAGAAAACCTCCGCAAGGGAAGCACCCCCTGCGGAGGTTTTTGTTTTCACAGCTCAATTATCTCAATCTGTAACATCTAGGGCCCGAATTCCCGTCTAACTGTTACAGATCGAGACAAACCGTCTTTGCCCCTGACCTTTGTCTCAATCTGTAACAGATAGAGACCTTTTGCCCGTCTAACTGTTACAGATCGAGACATTCGAATTCCGCTGAAGAGAAAATCTCAATCTGTAAATCTCAATCTGTAACAGTTACTCGGCAAAAATGGCTGCAGATGTTACAGATTGAGACAAAACAGTAAGGCATGCCGCCGCACCCGCCCAAACCACCGCAAAGGTGCCTGTCCCCTTTTGGTGGGTACAATAACCCATAAGGTAAGTATGTTTCTGAGTTATTTCGTGTTGACCCGTCTGAGCGCGATAGGGTATAACTCTACTCAACCGCTAGGGATTTTATTGAGAAAGGTGTTCTACCATGAGCAAGAACCTCTCCCAGCAGGTCGTTCTCGACCGCCGCGGCTTCGTTGCCGCCACCTTCGCAACCGTCGCCGGCCTTGGTCTTGCCGGCTGCTCCGACACCAGCGCCGAGGCCGACAAGGGCTCCGCCGCCTCCTCCAAGAACTCCGAGGATACCGAGGTTTCCGCCACGCTCGACGCCAAGGCATTCGACAATCTCGTCAACGATGGCCCCAAGGCCGATGACGACGCCATCGCCGCCAGCAACTGGGCCACGGCCGTCAAGGACGCCGGCGTCTTTAAGATCGGTGGCGTTCAGACCTCCACACTCTTCTCCCTCCTCAACGAGAAAGACGGTCAGACCCGCGGCTTCGACGCCGGCATCGCACAGCTCCTGTCCAACTACATCCTGGGCGAGAACAAGGTCGAAATCACCCAGGTGACCTCGGACACGCGTGAGTCCGTCCTGCAGAACGGCCAGGTTGATGCCGTCTTTGCCACCTACACCATCACTGACGAGCGTAAAAAGCTCGTCTCCTTCGCCGGCCCCTACTACTACACCCAGCAGGCCATCCTGGTGCTCGCCGACAACGACGACATCAAGAGCGTCGACGATCTGGCCGATAAGAACGTCGCCGTCCAGTCCGGCTCCAACGGCCCCGCCATCCTGGAGGAGTTCGCCCCCAAGGCCAGCCAGCAGGAGTTCAAGACCGACGAGGAAGCCCGCCAGGCACTTCAGCAGGGCCGCGTTGACGCCTACGTCATCGACAACAACATGCAGCAGAGCGCCCTAGTCCGCGAGCCCGGTAAGTATAAGATCGCCGGCAAGCCCTTCGGCAGCAAGGAGCCCTATGGCATCGGCCTGCCGCTCGATTCCGACGGCGTCGCCTTTGTCAACGACTTCCTTAAGAAGATTGAGGACGACGGCACCTGGACCGAGCTGTGGCAGATCTGCATCGGTGACCGCACGGGTGACACCAATGTTCCCGAGCTGCCCGAGATCGGCGCCTAGGCAACGCGCCTAGTAACGGCCGCAACGAAACCATACGGAAACGCACGGTGCGCTTTATTGCGCTAAACTGTTTCCTTACTGAGTTGTCGGGGCTTCCGTACACACGGGAGCCCCTTTCCTTATCGGCGGGAGGTCCGCATGAGTCTCTCCGAGCTCTGGTCGCTCTATGGCCAGAACTATATCGACGCGCTGCTAGCAACCTGGGGCATGACGCTTGAGTCGTTTGCCATCGCCATGGTGCTGGCCGTCGCCGTCACCGTGATGCGCGTGTCGCCGCTCAAGCCGCTGCGCGTCTTTGGCGACCTGTATGTCCAGGTCTTCCGTAACATCCCCGGCATCGCGCTGCTCATTATCGTCGTCTATGCGCTGCCCCCGCTCAAGGTCGTCCTGCCCTACCGCACCTGCGTCATCGTCGCCACAGTGCTCTTGGGTTCTGCCTTTGGTTCCGAGAACTTTATGAGCGGCATCAACACCGTCGGTGTCGGCCAGGTAGAAGCTGCCCGCTCGCTCGGCATGAGCTTCAACCGCATCCTCGCCAAGATCGTGATTCCGCAGGCACTGCGTTCGAGCGTACTGCCCATGACCAACCTCTTTATCGCCGTCATGCTCACCACCGCGCTCGGCAGCCAGGTACCCCTTAAACCGCAAGAGCTCACCGGCGTGGTGAGCTACATCAACACGCGCTCGCTCGGCGGCGTCGCCGCGTTCTTTGTCTCGGCGCTCGGCTACCTGGGCACGGCCTTTGTGGTGAGTCACATTGGCAACTATATCGATAAGAAGGTGAGGATCCTCCGATGAGCAAGCACTCCTCCCCCGCACTCACCATGCGCGACGCGCTCTACGAGGCTCCCGGCCCCAAGATGCGCGCCAAGATTCGCGTCGGCACCGCCATCTCGCTTGTCGCTGTGGCCGCACTTGTCGCCCTCGTGCTGCAGCGCTTTTATGTGACCGGTCAGCTTTCGGTCCACTATTGGTATTTCTTTACACACCTCACCACCTGGAAGTTCCTGCTTGCCGGCTTTGAGGACACCGTTAAAGTCGCACTCACCGCTGGCGCCATCGCGCTGGTGCTGGGTCTGACCCTCATGCTCGGCCGCACGAGCGACATTAAGCCGCTGCAGCTGGTCTGCCGCGTGCTCACCGATTTCTTCCGCGGTGTGCCGAGCCTGCTGTTCATCTACTTCTTCTTTTTGGTGCTGCCCCAGTACAAGATCGCGCTGCCGTCGTTTTGGATGCTCACGCTTCCCGTCGCGCTCGCTGCAGCCGGCGTACTTGCCGAGATCTTCCGTGCCGGCGTCAACGCCGTGCCGCGCGGCCAGGTCGAGGCCGCCCAGGCGCTCGGTCTCTCCAAGGCTAAAATCACCTTTAAAATCGTGCTGCCGCAGGCTATTCGATTTATTATTCCGTCGTTGATTTCGCAGCTTGTGGTCGTCGTCAAAGACACCACCGTCGCCTACGTGGTGAGCTACCCCGACCTTATGCAAAACGCCCGCGTGCTCATTACCAACTACGACGCCCTCGTGTCGGTCTACCTGGTCATCGCGGTCATCTACATCCTCATCAACGTCGCAATCAACAAGGCCGCTGTCTACGTTTCGCACAAGACCGGCGCGACCATCATTCGCTAACGATTTACCATTTCGAGTCATAAGGAGCCGAGCACCATGGCACAGAGCACTTCTTCTACCGGCAATCAGCCGCTGATTGAGCTCAAGCACGTCGATAAGCACTATGGCGATCTGCACGTCCTCAACGACATCAATCTCTCGGTCGACCGCGGCGAGGTCGTCGTTGTGATCGGCCCCTCGGGCTCGGGCAAGTCGACCATGTGCCGAACCATCAACCGTCTGGAAACCATCGACTCGGGCGAGATCCTCATCGAGGGCGAGCCTCTGCCGCAGGAAGGCAAGGATCTTGCCCGCATGCGCGCCGAGCTAGGCATGGTGTTTCAGCAGTTCAACCTGTTCGCACATATGACCGTGCTGCAGAACGTCATGCTGGGACCGGTCGACGTGCTGGGCGTGTCCAAGGACGAGGCCCGCGAGCGCGCCATGGACCTGCTGAGCCGCGTGGGCGTTGCCGAGCAGGCCGATAAGGTGCCCGCACAGCTCTCGGGCGGCCAGCAGCAGCGCGTAGCCATCGCCCGCTCGCTTGCCATGCAACCCAAGGCCATGCTTTTTGACGAGCCCACGAGTGCCCTTGACCCCGAGATGATCAACGAGGTGCTCGAGGTCATGGTCCGTCTGGCCCAGCAGGGCATGACGATGATCGTCATCACACACGAGATGAACTTCGCCCGCCGCGTGGCCGACCGCGTCGTGTTTATGGCCGACGGCCAGATCGTAGAAACTGGCACGCCCGACGAGTTCTTCGACCACCCCCAGACCAAGCGCGCCCAGGACTTCCTCAACTCCATCAAGGGCCACTAGCCCAATTGCCACGCGGGCAAATTCATCACCAGCGTTTGTCCCACGTCACCCCTGTGCCATGTCCACCCGGATTCGAAAGCCACACCCATGATCGGAACCCGCACCTCATCGTCCTACACTCCGCACGTCGACGTCAATCCCGCCGACCGCCCGCTCATCCTGGTAGCACCACGCTGGGAAGAAGCGAAACCCTATTTGAGCGAGACGCTCTCCCCCAACGAGGAGATTGCGAGCGTCTTTGTCGATGCCATCCTTGCCGCCGGCGGCCTGCCGCTGCAGATGTCCATTACCGAAGACGTCGATGTCATCCGTCATTACGTGGAAATCGCTGACGGTATCGCCATTCCCGGCGGCCCGGACGTCAACCCCAAACGCTGGGGCGACGAGCGTCCGTACGACCCCACGCTGTGCTGCGAAATTCGCGACCGCTTTGAGTTTAAGCTGGTTAACGAGGTGCTTCGCGCCAAGAAGCCGCTCTTTACCACCTGCCGCGGCACGCAGTTGCTCAATGTCGCCACTGGCGGCACCCTGTGCATGGACGTGCCGAGCCTGGGTGCGCGCGAGGGCCGAACGCAGTGGCGCCACACCCACGTGCTCAACGACCCTGTGCACCCTGTCGAGGTCGTGCCGGGCTCGCTGCTGGAGCGCGCGGTTGGCGGGCACGGGCTGATCCAGACCAACTCGGCACATCACTGCTGCGTCGATCGTCTGGGCAAAAGCACGCGCTTGGTCGCCAAGGCAACTGACGGCGTTCCCGAGTGCATCGAAGTCGAAGGCCAGCCTTTCTGCCTGGGCGTGCAATGGCACCCTGAGTACACGTGGAAGACGCTCGAGACCGACTTTAACCTGTGGAAGTCGTTTGTCGAGGCAGCGACCAAGGTTAAGCAGGCCCGCTAGCTTACGAACCACACCGGCTAAAACCATCCATGCCAGGGGGGGCGGACACCAACTACGGTGCCCGCCCCCTGTATTTGATATGCTAGGTCCACTAACCCGTCAGGCAATTTCAATCACCTCATCGCATGCCGAAATAAGCACAGGGTCGTGCGTAGCGATGACCGTGATATGTCGCCCCTTTCTTTCCTTAAGGATTTCGATAAACGCCTGCTTGCTCTGACTGTCAAGTGCAGATGTCGGCTCATCAAACATCATCACGTCCGGGTTTTTCAGCAGCTGGCGAATTATCGCTATTTTTTGTTTCTCCCCCCCTGAAATGTTGTTCTGCTTATCGTCCAGCTCGACATCAAGTCCACCACTTGAATCGACCATCTTTTTAAGCCCCATTCTCTCAATGAGGCTCTCAAGGTCACGCTCTTCAGTGCTTCTGCAGCAAAGAGTTAAATTGTCCCGTATCGACCCCTCGGTCAGGGGCGGCTCCTGCTCAGTAATCCCGATATTGCGCTTCCGCAGCGCATAACGGTCCAGAGAGCTCAGGGGCTTGTCGTTAATCCAAATATCACCCTTGCAGTTTTCTGGATCGCAACCGCTTATCACATCCAACAGCGTGCTCTTACCGGAACCGTTCGGCCCAACGATTCCGTATACCTTTCCTTTTTCCAAAGAAGCTCGAATGTCTCTGAACGCGGTTTTTTCAGACCCAGGATAGCTATACGCCAGCTCGGAACAGCTCACCTCGTAAACATCGGCGAGGATAATGGCCCCATTTGAGTCCTCTGGCATGTCCAGCAAGCGCCGCAAACGCTCGTAGGATACTTTTGACGTTTGATAGTCCTTGCCCAGCGCAAGGAAGAATTCAATAGCCGAAGAATAATAGGAGTAATAGCTTAGCGCCGTCATAAGATAGCCGGGCAGCAAATTGCCGTCGAGAACTTCCTTTGCGCCCAGGATCAAGATTCCACCCTGTGCCAAAGATGTGACGACAGTGTTGGCAAACGTAAAGGTCGCATTAATTTGCTGGTTCTGATAAACGCAACGATATAGCTCTGCAAAAGAGTGCTCAAGCCTTTGCTTGAAAACCTCGAATAGAACATGTCTGCGGATAAATTGTGCGTTGCTAAGCTGCTTCTCCAGATCGGAAAAGAATCGAGCCTCCTGCTCTTGAGCCTCGAAACTTCTTGCGAACAAACACTTTTTGAAAAGCGAATAGACCGCGCCACCTATTATGCCAAGAGCCATACACAGCATTGCCAGGTGACCGTTTATGGTCGCCAGGACAACAAACACCACAAGCAACGTCACTATATTGCTCACGCTTTGGACACTTGCGTTTATAACAAATATCACCAAATCGTTAGCGTCATGATTAATCTGTTGGTTGTAATATGAGGCATCAAAATTAGAAAAGAAGGCCCGTGGTAGCCTTTGAACGTGACTTATCACCTCTTCATTCAATGCAAATCCCACATGTGTTTGCAGATCGACATAGACCAGCTCACTGACGCAATTCAAACCGGCTCGCACAATACCCAGCGCTGCTATCTCAGCGCCGATGGCGATTGCGCTTTCCCCATCTCGCGCGACACCGACAAAGTTGTTGACCAGTTGTCCCGTCAGAAAAGGAATTGCGAGACCAACCATAAGCGAGAGCAGGCACATTAGAAGATAGGTTATATACTTTGGATTCTTGATTATTGTTCTTGCGCAGAGATTAAACATGAGCTGAATCCAGTTCCGAAAGCAATCGCTGAGCCTTCTCGGTCAAAATCATTCGTTGGCGCACCTGATACCTTTGAGATACGCACTGTTTTGACCCTCCATGAAGAGCGTGATTAGGGCAACCTCCCATACATGAGGGATAGGCAAAACACTCTTCACACTCATGATCGCTCGGCTCATAGTTTAGCCATTGGACCAGCTGAGCATTCATCCTCGGCCCTTCGGCAAGCGTACCGACGCAGCGTTCACGCATCCCGATTTCGTCCCAACATTTATAAAGATAGCCCTCCGGATCCACTACAAACGACCCTGCACAAACGGCGCCACAAATAGCCGGATTAAAGCGCACCGTCAGGTCAACGTAGAACCCCCTATCAACTGCATGACTATAAAAGTCCAGCTCTTCCCGAGAAAACGCCTCCATCGAAAAACAACTACTGTCACTTGGGCACGTATCGTTAATATTGTCGACAGGCGCCAGATAGAATCCAACCTTGTTTTTAAGGCCCTTTTCCTCGAGTGCATCCAGCAAATCGCCAGCACCGGCAATGTTATGGGCATCGACATTGCACCTGATAGAAATATCCAACAGATGCGTGACTTTAGAAACGTTGTCTAGAATCGCATCGTACGTCGGCTGTCCGTTCCGCAAGAACCGTCGAGAATCGTGGTCCTTTCGAGACCCGTCCAAGGTTATTTGAGCCATCTTGACGTCACAAGCCGCGAGAGTCTCGGCCACTTCTGGCGTCAGAAGATATCCATTTGTAACGATGGATGCCGAATAGGAGCACTCTGGATTAAGGATCGCCTTTATACGCTCCGTAAGCCGCTGAATTTTATCGACTTGCAGCAACGGCTCTCCACCATACCAACCGATCTCAAGCTCGCTCAGCCCCCGTGAACGCTCCTTCACGAATGAGACAAGCCGGTCTTCAACCTCCGGAGTCATTGTCGTTTTGCGTTGTCCTTTTTCATAACAGTATGGGCAACAGAAGTTGCACTCCAATGTCGGGGCTATCGTCATGCCTAGAGAGCGATTGGAAAATCGAAGAAGACGGCCTATCGCCTTCATTTCCTCTTTTTCGTCACGATCATCTTCTAACAGCATTCCTCCTTGAAGCAACGCTTCGCGCAATTCATCTGGCTCCCATTCGGTTCCCGATACCATGCGGCACATACTTTCTGCATGTTGTTTATCCAACGAAAGGATCGCACCGGTCTTCGCATTCATCAACAGCGTTCTTTCGCCGTGGTTTTCAATCAAGTTGTATTGAGACGGCCTCATATGATTATCCCTCACAAACAATCAAAGAAATCTCGACCGCAATTGGTCGACGGTAAAGCAAATGGCAAGAACGCTTGTTACGTTAATCAGGCAGTCAATTAAAATCGAGGTGCATTGACTATCCTCCAACGGGGTCACGCCGCAAATCCACATGAGCATCGAGGACGGAAACGGAAGCATGGAATTGGCTCCGACCTGTATGTAGATCGTTACGACGTTGACAAGCAGCAGCATGCCAATAGGACCGAAGCCGGACCCAAAATAGGAAACAACGATCACGCAAGAGACCACATATGCAAGGCAGACGGCACTCGCCAGAAGAAGTCGATCGCAAAACATATTCAGGTTGAAACACTGTTGAGCATCCAAAACGATTGCACAGTTAAGACAGTACAAAACGACACTTGACAGGACAAACGCGCCCAATAGGGCGAAAGAAGACAGCACCGTTCGCGCAACGGTAACGCACGCCCGCTTCCCTCCCCGAGCCTCCGACAGCCCCCACGGTTCCTCGACAAAGCCCGAACTAACAAAGCGCGGCACAATACAAGCCGCGATGAACGGAAAGAACAATGCATGAGCCAACGGGGCCACGTTGAACAGCAAGCCGCGAAAAACCTCTGCATTACCAAATAGAAGGGCGTCCTCTGCCGACAGTTTAAGCGTCGGGTCTGGGAAAAAGCCCAAGAAACTGCCCTCGCGGAGGCTACAGAACCACATCGGGAAAGAATTAAGCTGCAATATCACCATACACGCATAAATTGCCAGGATTAAGACGTACGTCCATTTGCTCACATGCTTCAATTCTGAATGGAGGAACCTTTTAATCTGACGAGCCATTGAGCACACCTCCGACACGACAGGTCACGAGAGCGTAAATCAATACCGATAGACAGCTGGCTGCCACGCCATAGCCCAGAAGCGCCAGGTGCCCCATATCGCTATACCCAAGGGCACATCCGACCCCTAGGTACGGCCCAGGAAGGAAGAAGATCCATCGCAAGGATGGTATAGGTGCCTGAAGGAAGGTTCCGTAGAGCGTCAAGCTCATGACAAATCCAATTATTATTACAGCCCCGCTCAATACAGCGCTGCCTGTAATCCGATAGATGGTCATCGTCTCCAACGCAACCGATATCACCAATACGGCGTTGATTATCATCGCAGGAAAAAATGCAGCCAGCATGCCGTGCGTGTAGTTTTGCTCCCCACGCATTATGGCTATTGCAAACAAAAGAAGGCAAAGTGCGCTATATGCTGCACCGACTATTAAAGCAGACGAAAGCACATGTGCCAGAGCCCCATTAAAGCGGGCGAGACCTCTTGCTGAAGAAATTCGGTATCCCTCTTTATAGCCATGCTCCTGTAAAAGCACCAAACAAACGATGAGTGGAACGAACAGGGATGTACCGGCAAAAGCGCTGCGCGCAAGGGACTCATCAGGCGCAGAAGGATCGATTGCATTCCAGAGGAAACCAATATCCTCCCCACAAACGCCATAGCCAAAGCCTAGCAACGTTGCTCCGTTATTTAAAAAAACACCGAAGAGAAGACCGCACGCCAACACAAGCGTAAGACCAAACTGCGCCGGAAACATCCTGTGTAGACGCATCATATCTGCCTTTATGGGATGGATCGCCCGCTTCATAGCGAGACCGCGTTCATCAAGCGCCTGTAATATTCTTTTAGGGACGACGCCTCATCCCTTATGACATCCATCGATTCCTTTTTCAGCAGTTCACCGTCATGAATAAACACGCAACTTGTTGCAACCGATGCCAACTCATCCAAATCATGGCTAGAGATGAGCATGGTCTTACCCTGTTCTCGATTCAATCGGCCGATAAGGGCCCATATACTCTCGATGCCCAGCGGGTCCAACCCATTTGCCGGCTCATCGAAAATTAGTACGTCGGTGTCGCCCAACAAAGCCGTAGCTATATCCAGTCGCCGTTTCATTCCCAGAGAAAAACTGCTCACGCTCTTTTTCTCATCGACGTCCAGCCCGACTAGGCCCAAGACGCGAGGAACCTCACGTGTCTCATCGAGCCCCCATTCCGCACATCGGATCCGAAGATTCTCCACCGCACTGAGGGATTGGTATGCTCCGCTGGAATCTGGCACATAGCCGACACGCGTCCGCATCAGGCTCAGCTCTTTTTTCGACTTGCCTCCAAAGAGCTCCACGCTCCCCGACGATGGCTCACAGAGGCCCAGCACTATTTTAATAAGCGTGCTTTTGCCCGCCCCGTTTGCACCAACAAGGGCGCAAAGTTCAGACTGATTCACCTCGAAGGAAACGTCATGCAACACACGCCGTTTTCCATAGCGCTTTGACACCTTTGATAGCTTTATCGCTGATGCGCTCATTGGCCTCCTATTCTGCTTGATAACAAAACCGCTGCTGCCAGACTGTCGCCTGGCAGCAGCCGCAACTGCTAGAAATTAACAACACACAAGTTTTTGCTGCAGTTATTGACGCAGACGCGTGCTCCACAGAATGCCTTGCAGTAACCGTTGCACCCACCACCGGGGTCCACATAACTCGGCTTTACAATCCAGCTCATATCGTTCCTCCTTTCTTTTATCGTTCGTTCTTGATGTTATTGTTTGCCGATAACTTATATTTGTCAAGATAATTAATAAACAAAGAACCCGTGTTAGACACGGGTTCCGTTACACTGATATTTCGTTATAGTTG
Proteins encoded:
- a CDS encoding glutamate ABC transporter substrate-binding protein — encoded protein: MSKNLSQQVVLDRRGFVAATFATVAGLGLAGCSDTSAEADKGSAASSKNSEDTEVSATLDAKAFDNLVNDGPKADDDAIAASNWATAVKDAGVFKIGGVQTSTLFSLLNEKDGQTRGFDAGIAQLLSNYILGENKVEITQVTSDTRESVLQNGQVDAVFATYTITDERKKLVSFAGPYYYTQQAILVLADNDDIKSVDDLADKNVAVQSGSNGPAILEEFAPKASQQEFKTDEEARQALQQGRVDAYVIDNNMQQSALVREPGKYKIAGKPFGSKEPYGIGLPLDSDGVAFVNDFLKKIEDDGTWTELWQICIGDRTGDTNVPELPEIGA
- a CDS encoding gamma-glutamyl-gamma-aminobutyrate hydrolase family protein (Members of this family of hydrolases with an active site Cys residue belong to MEROPS family C26.), which translates into the protein MIGTRTSSSYTPHVDVNPADRPLILVAPRWEEAKPYLSETLSPNEEIASVFVDAILAAGGLPLQMSITEDVDVIRHYVEIADGIAIPGGPDVNPKRWGDERPYDPTLCCEIRDRFEFKLVNEVLRAKKPLFTTCRGTQLLNVATGGTLCMDVPSLGAREGRTQWRHTHVLNDPVHPVEVVPGSLLERAVGGHGLIQTNSAHHCCVDRLGKSTRLVAKATDGVPECIEVEGQPFCLGVQWHPEYTWKTLETDFNLWKSFVEAATKVKQAR
- a CDS encoding amino acid ABC transporter permease — its product is MSKHSSPALTMRDALYEAPGPKMRAKIRVGTAISLVAVAALVALVLQRFYVTGQLSVHYWYFFTHLTTWKFLLAGFEDTVKVALTAGAIALVLGLTLMLGRTSDIKPLQLVCRVLTDFFRGVPSLLFIYFFFLVLPQYKIALPSFWMLTLPVALAAAGVLAEIFRAGVNAVPRGQVEAAQALGLSKAKITFKIVLPQAIRFIIPSLISQLVVVVKDTTVAYVVSYPDLMQNARVLITNYDALVSVYLVIAVIYILINVAINKAAVYVSHKTGATIIR
- a CDS encoding SPASM domain-containing protein — protein: MRPSQYNLIENHGERTLLMNAKTGAILSLDKQHAESMCRMVSGTEWEPDELREALLQGGMLLEDDRDEKEEMKAIGRLLRFSNRSLGMTIAPTLECNFCCPYCYEKGQRKTTMTPEVEDRLVSFVKERSRGLSELEIGWYGGEPLLQVDKIQRLTERIKAILNPECSYSASIVTNGYLLTPEVAETLAACDVKMAQITLDGSRKDHDSRRFLRNGQPTYDAILDNVSKVTHLLDISIRCNVDAHNIAGAGDLLDALEEKGLKNKVGFYLAPVDNINDTCPSDSSCFSMEAFSREELDFYSHAVDRGFYVDLTVRFNPAICGAVCAGSFVVDPEGYLYKCWDEIGMRERCVGTLAEGPRMNAQLVQWLNYEPSDHECEECFAYPSCMGGCPNHALHGGSKQCVSQRYQVRQRMILTEKAQRLLSELDSAHV
- a CDS encoding amino acid ABC transporter ATP-binding protein, encoding MIELKHVDKHYGDLHVLNDINLSVDRGEVVVVIGPSGSGKSTMCRTINRLETIDSGEILIEGEPLPQEGKDLARMRAELGMVFQQFNLFAHMTVLQNVMLGPVDVLGVSKDEARERAMDLLSRVGVAEQADKVPAQLSGGQQQRVAIARSLAMQPKAMLFDEPTSALDPEMINEVLEVMVRLAQQGMTMIVITHEMNFARRVADRVVFMADGQIVETGTPDEFFDHPQTKRAQDFLNSIKGH
- a CDS encoding amino acid ABC transporter permease, which gives rise to MSLSELWSLYGQNYIDALLATWGMTLESFAIAMVLAVAVTVMRVSPLKPLRVFGDLYVQVFRNIPGIALLIIVVYALPPLKVVLPYRTCVIVATVLLGSAFGSENFMSGINTVGVGQVEAARSLGMSFNRILAKIVIPQALRSSVLPMTNLFIAVMLTTALGSQVPLKPQELTGVVSYINTRSLGGVAAFFVSALGYLGTAFVVSHIGNYIDKKVRILR
- a CDS encoding ATP-binding cassette domain-containing protein — its product is MSASAIKLSKVSKRYGKRRVLHDVSFEVNQSELCALVGANGAGKSTLIKIVLGLCEPSSGSVELFGGKSKKELSLMRTRVGYVPDSSGAYQSLSAVENLRIRCAEWGLDETREVPRVLGLVGLDVDEKKSVSSFSLGMKRRLDIATALLGDTDVLIFDEPANGLDPLGIESIWALIGRLNREQGKTMLISSHDLDELASVATSCVFIHDGELLKKESMDVIRDEASSLKEYYRRLMNAVSL
- a CDS encoding ABC transporter ATP-binding protein/permease is translated as MFNLCARTIIKNPKYITYLLMCLLSLMVGLAIPFLTGQLVNNFVGVARDGESAIAIGAEIAALGIVRAGLNCVSELVYVDLQTHVGFALNEEVISHVQRLPRAFFSNFDASYYNQQINHDANDLVIFVINASVQSVSNIVTLLVVFVVLATINGHLAMLCMALGIIGGAVYSLFKKCLFARSFEAQEQEARFFSDLEKQLSNAQFIRRHVLFEVFKQRLEHSFAELYRCVYQNQQINATFTFANTVVTSLAQGGILILGAKEVLDGNLLPGYLMTALSYYSYYSSAIEFFLALGKDYQTSKVSYERLRRLLDMPEDSNGAIILADVYEVSCSELAYSYPGSEKTAFRDIRASLEKGKVYGIVGPNGSGKSTLLDVISGCDPENCKGDIWINDKPLSSLDRYALRKRNIGITEQEPPLTEGSIRDNLTLCCRSTEERDLESLIERMGLKKMVDSSGGLDVELDDKQNNISGGEKQKIAIIRQLLKNPDVMMFDEPTSALDSQSKQAFIEILKERKGRHITVIATHDPVLISACDEVIEIA